The following proteins come from a genomic window of Armatimonadia bacterium:
- a CDS encoding SIMPL domain-containing protein, whose protein sequence is MGRLALVLGIGLLVATTGFAQMYPTGPSPQDTITVTSMGTAEAPPEWAEVVLTIQGTGPTAQSALMVNQDRRDRAVSKLVEQGVKQADIKPGAPRISAGGLQQMMGGNKDKDSFFVSSTLTVRINQIDPGLVFDDAARIVDAAGAEGAAVNPMVVSQMLTSQDMIRFGVKDAKALQQKALSEAIDQSRSVAEMAAAKAGRKLGALVGLQVMGVGDEGGLMAMMRMFTPPSGSGTASASAMVAATYKVE, encoded by the coding sequence ATGGGAAGGCTCGCGTTGGTGCTGGGGATCGGTCTGTTGGTCGCAACGACGGGGTTCGCACAGATGTATCCGACCGGACCATCGCCGCAGGACACGATCACGGTGACCTCCATGGGCACCGCGGAGGCGCCGCCCGAGTGGGCGGAGGTAGTTCTGACGATCCAGGGGACTGGGCCGACGGCCCAGTCGGCGCTGATGGTGAATCAGGATCGACGAGACCGGGCAGTCAGCAAGCTGGTTGAGCAGGGCGTCAAGCAGGCAGACATCAAGCCCGGGGCTCCACGGATCAGTGCCGGGGGGCTGCAGCAGATGATGGGTGGCAACAAGGACAAGGACAGCTTCTTTGTGTCCAGCACTCTGACGGTGCGCATCAACCAGATCGACCCGGGCCTGGTGTTCGACGATGCGGCACGGATCGTCGATGCTGCAGGGGCTGAGGGGGCGGCGGTGAACCCCATGGTAGTGAGCCAGATGCTCACGTCCCAGGACATGATCAGGTTCGGGGTCAAGGACGCCAAGGCACTTCAACAGAAGGCGCTCAGTGAGGCGATCGATCAGTCGCGGTCAGTCGCAGAGATGGCGGCTGCGAAGGCCGGGCGGAAGCTAGGGGCTCTCGTTGGCCTGCAGGTCATGGGTGTAGGTGACGAGGGAGGACTGATGGCGATGATGCGCATGTTCACACCGCCGAGCGGTTCAGGCACCGCCTCCGCCAGCGCCATGGTGGCCGCCACCTACAAGGTCGAATAG